A genomic segment from Oncorhynchus masou masou isolate Uvic2021 unplaced genomic scaffold, UVic_Omas_1.1 unplaced_scaffold_1749, whole genome shotgun sequence encodes:
- the LOC135532161 gene encoding DNA polymerase theta-like, with protein MSATLPNLSLLAGWLDAELYQTDYRPVPLKQRLKVGNSIYDSSLSLVRTFEPLITVKGDEDHILSLCYETVSEGHSVLLFCPSKSWCEKLSDSIARAFYNLRHTGGQVVSGSALQAVVLDQGGVVDVLAQLRRTPAGLDPVLQRTVPWGVAFHHAGLTFDERDVLEGAFRGGVVRVLAATSTLSSGVNLPARRVIIRTPTFNGRLLDPLTYRQMAGRAGRMGVDTEGESVLVCKEAERQKGVCLLQGSLQPISSCLVKREGEGLTTSMLRAILEVLTSNP; from the exons ATGAGTGCCACCCTCCCAAACCTGTCCctgctggctgggtggctggatgCGGAGCTTTACCAGACTGACTACAGACCCGTCCCGCTGAAGCAGAGGCTCAAGGTGGGGAACAGCATCTACGACTCCAGCCTCTCTCTGGTCCGAACCTTCGAGCCCCTGATCACGGTCAAG ggagatGAGGACCACATACTGTCTCTATGTTATGAGACAGTGAGTGAGGGCCACTCTGTCCTCCTGTTCTGTCCTTCCAAGAGCTGGTGCGAGAAACTGTCTGACAGTATTGCTAGAGCGTTCTACAACCTcagacacacag gtggtcaggtggtcagtggCTCAGCGCTCCAGGCTGTGGTATTGGACCAGGGGGGAGTGGTGGATGTGTTAGCCCAGCTCAGACGCACCCCGGCTGGGTTAGACCCAGTCCTGCAACGCACCGTGCCCTGGGGGGTGGCCTTCCACCACGctg GTTTGACGTTTGATGAGCGAGACGTGTTGGAGGGAGCATTCCGAGGGGGCGTGGTCAGAGTGTTGGCGGCGACCTCAACCTTGTCATCGGGGGTCAACCTGCCTGCACGTAGGGTTATCATACGAACTCCGACCTTTAATGGCCGTCTGCTCGACCCCCTGACCTACAGACAGATGGCCGGACGCGCcgggaggatgggagtcgacactgagg gggagagtgtgttggtgtgtaagGAGGCGGAGCGTCAAAAGGGTGTGTGTCTTCTCCAGGGCTCTCTGCAGCCAATCAGCAGCTGCCTggtgaagagggagggggagggcctAACCACCAGCATGCTCCGAGCCATCCTGGAGgtactgacctctaacccctga